CGTGCGTTTCCACCAACGAGAGCAGCAGGGGCGATGCCTTCTTAACCTGAAAGTTGCAGGGCACTCCTTGGAACTCTCCGATCAGCGTTATGGCAGCGCGGAGCTTCACGTAGAATTCTTTTGGCACGCGCAGGATAATACGCTTTCGCTGTGCGTCAAATTTCAGCAGATCCACCTCAGTTTGGCCACCAATTTCGCCGAACACTTTCGTCAGCGATCGCTCTATGCTGCCCTTCAGGTATAGTGCGGACAATTGGTTCGGCTCTTCAGCGAGTTTTCTACAAGTGACACAAGTGAAAGGGGTGGACATTTGTACCAAGTGCCAAGAATGCGGGGGGGAAATAGGGAAAATATTCGGTACTTACATTTCCACATCTAGATAAAAGTAGTCACTCATAGTAGAACCATGCTTGAGCGGCGAGAAAataatgcgtttttttgttatgaaagcatgttttgtatgttgtgaccagagtgaccagaaataccgatttatctgtattcctaccgattttttatatgcctaccgattcacagatgaccgccctaaaactaccgattttccatttatcctaccgaaaatcacagatatttgatttttcagtcgtttaagcttaatctgtggtgcttgggatgctgtttcaaggattgctaacctcatttgttttcttatcgcgctgatgcacgtttgtttgcctggcactttttagttttatcagttaaaatttaatgttcataATAAGTAGAAAATATCAGTTGCATGGATTCCGAGAATTGctcgtcaaagaaaatcatttaaatttgaatttgcatttcgctgtcggcggttaaagcttacccgacagacaaagagaatgaGATTtccaggcgaggggtaggtagaaacacacggtgggggtccggcccaagatcggatccgaagtccgttgttttgggctgattattaaaaatggcggatggagcgttACAAcagagagaatgcgctctcttgttccttcttcttctttttggcacaacagccgctgccggtcaaggcctgcctgtacccactagtgaagagggcttggctttcagtgacttattgctaccatagcaggatagtcagtcctacctATGGGGGgtcggtctattcggggcttgagcccatgatgggcatgttattaagtcgttcgaattgacactgtaccaccagaccggcgcTCTCTTgcatgcctttaaaatacacgagacactctcactgaaaagaacgctcgctcgcgctgtttcattgtattttcctcattccccttccttcccgtttctccCAAAAcacgctgcactagtgcgagcgagacaccgataccagtatgccgctgcgagaaaaccaaactgagcgctcaggctgaaagtgaacgcacacattcacacatgtgtaactgtgtgagtgcaaaaactgtgtagaaaccaaaacacgctcgcgcctctgcgtaattccgcgtatttccaaccgtctccccctGCTTCttcatgcccctcgcctgaaagtcgtacactttttcattctctttgctagCGGGAtaatcatttaaataattgataaaatttaaatggttgcgttctcaacagtgcgcctaccgaaaatcgccaaaataatctggccacactggttgTGACAGCTGGTTGTGAAATAGCAACCGGGTTCGCTCATTTCGAAAGCATTGACGTGCTGTCACTGGAATGACGTTTACATTTTTACAGAGGCAAAGGAACACATTTGAAATGTTCATTATGCTGTTTTACTAGATTGAGTTACAACGTAAGCCCTATACTTACAagcatgtttttaaattttgatttctTTATGTAGAAAGGTTTTCAACTCTGACACACAgcttaaagaaaaaataaatcgttAATTTGTTGCAAGCTACCTGCACCACAAACAGCTGATTCAAGGCGTGCCGCTGTACACAAAGACCGaatcaaatgtaaacaacttcTTCATTCTGTCCCGTCTTCCTCATAGCAATAGCACGCATCTTCCCCTCGGACCTTCAAGCAATTGCCAGAACCATTCGTTAATTTGGAGCCAGAATACGTTGCTGTTGGTTCCAATACGGCGTGACCTTAAGCGTAGGTCAATTATATTTTGGCCCCGGTGCATCCAATGTGAAACGAACGAAGGAGCGGTTTAAGGTAAATCATGTTCCATACTCACGGGCGTGCCTGCTTGAAAGATTTATTGCAAAGCGTTATCACGAACGGTGCATGTGTGTCCTATTTTCAGACCATCTGTGTCTGATAAGCGTCCCACCGATACCTGTTGTTCTGTAGACATCCAGCGGGTAATATCGGTCCAATGGTTCCATTTGAAGTTGTTATTAAACATGCATTTCACTTCACTTACATGAACAATCTTTCTGCTATTTTCAGGTATTACTCTACTACATTATCCTACTTTGTCAAGTGAAGAAGAACTGAGCTAATTTAGTAACAATCATCAAGATGCCTTCGGATCTGAAAGAATTCCTACGGCAAGCGGCGATGCAGGTCGGCGCTGGTGGATCGGCCGGTTTCGTAGAGGTGTGCATAATGCACCCGCTGGATTTGGTCAAAACAAGGCTGCAGCTGCAAGCTAGCCCTTCTGCCGGTGCCGCCAAATCCACGGTAATATATATTACCCCCAAGCAGCTGAATCCACTGGAAGCTACGGATATTTCATTGAACCGATCCCACGACCCACTCTCATTCCAGACCTACTACAACGGGGTGTTTGATTGCATCCGCAAAATGGCCCGATCGGAGGGAGTGTTTTCACTGTACAAAGGCATCCTGCCGCCGGTGTTGGTGGAAACCCCCAAGCGTGCGGTCAAATTTTTAACCTTCGAGCAGTACAAACGTTTCTTTCTGTTCGGATCGGACAAACCAACGCCACTGGTAAGCATAGCGGATGTGTTACCTTTCCTGCTAGCCTTGCCGCTTTACGCTATTCTCTCTGCTTTGAAAGACATTTTCGTTGGCTGGCCTGGGAGCGGGCGTAACGGAAGCTATTCTGGTCAATCCATTCGAGATGGTGAAGGTTACCCTGCAGGCAAACAAGAATAAGTAGGTATTGATATAACCTATCATTCTCAATTATTGAGCAATACTATTCACTCTATTTTTCGTGCTCCTTTAGGATGGGACAGGTCCCCAGCACGTGGGCCGTTACGAAGCAAATCATCAACGAGTCCGGCTTCGGGCTGAACGGATTGAACCGCGGTTTAACCGCCACCATCGGTCGCAACGGCGTGTTCAACATGATCTACTTTGGCTTTTACCACAGCGTGAAAGGGATCGTTCCGGAGTATAAGGTACAGATGATCGTCGCGGTAGTGCGCGGTGCATCCCTTTGTTGCACACCGTTTGCATCATCATTGTCTATCGAATGCGTACACATTTGCTACATTCTCATCATCTGTTTCATGTTTCGTCCGCTCTCtaacaaacatacatacatacaccctCCAGCTGCCCTTAGGGTATGGTTAGGGAGAACTGGTAAGTGGGTAACCATGGTATTTTAATGTCAATGTGGTGTGATTGTTGTTATGCTTAGCCCTAACAAGATGTTATGTGCGGTTCGCTTGAATGATTCGCGATGTCTCCCCGTTGCTTTTGCTGCGTTCCATTAGCTTTATGTAATGATCAAATTGTGGTGCATGTGTGTTTCTAGCTGCCTCAGTCCATTCCTGCAACATTCAAATCGTTTCATTTCATAGCTAGTTATTATTAGACTTTAATTCACAAACAACCCGCTATAACGTCACACCATTATTACACGTTGTGCAAAATGTGTCCTGCAGGATCCTGTGCAAGAATTCCTGCGTAAAGTTGGCATCGGTTTCGTGAGTGGAACTCTGGGTTCGATCGTGAATATTCCCTTCGACGTAGCCAAATCCCGCATCCAGGTCAGTAGGacagccgtgtgtgtgtacgcatGCCAGTGCACTAAAAATTAGTTTTATGTGCACTTTTCTTTCCGCCAGGGACCTCAACCAACTCCTGGACAGGTGAAGTACCGTACCACGTTCGGGTCGATGGTGATCGTGGCGCGCGAGGAAGGGTTTGGGGCACTGTACAAAGGCCTCACCCCGAAGGTGATGCGGCTCGGGCCGGGCGGTGCAATCATGCTGGTAGTTTACGACTATGTGTACGCCTTTCTGGACGACTACTTTAAGCAGTAGTTGCGCAACGCACAGACAGTAGGAGAGAGCCAGATCAAATGGGACGGAACAttcgtaaaaaaacaacaacaacattccaTTAGATAATTGAAGCGGTGCTTCCCattttttatatgtgtttttttctttccgtttttgAAGCACACTCGGCATGGTGGTGCGATCAAGATGGTAAGTCGCatttatacaaaaaatacaGATGCATTTGTAAATTACCGGTTTTGCTCGGTAACGGGTGGTTTGATgggaaaaatatatttaaaatagtTTTGAAGTCATTTTTTCATCCCTAAAACGGGCATTTGAAGAgtattatttttgaaaatgcatGTAGCTGGGGCTCAAATTTCGTAGTTGTTTACAATAAACCATTGTATTGGTaaacattttacacaaaaaaaacgcgaaaaattcatgaaaaatattgaGAAGCGAGGTAAAGTAATGTACTAACGATTGGGTTTATACATTTATTAAACAATTTGTACAGTTCTGCACTTAACCATCACACTTAACCATTCGTCTACAACTTTCTGATCCACTGTCGGGAGGGGGAGGGACACCTAGTGTGGTTCTAATTTCTTTCTACACACATAAGCGCTGCTCCGCAATTGATGAGTTCTATTTACAAATGTGATGTGATGATGTGATATCTTCGAATGTTAAATACCTCCCGATCATTCCCTAACGATCACCTAGCGCTAAAAGAGAAGCGAAGACAGCTTTCGCTCCGCTCCCGAAATTCAGTACCGCTGCGTCCGATAGTTGCCAAACGACTGGTGCTGATAGTTGGAGGCGGCCGTTTCCGTATCGTCGTGGTACGTAACAAGATCGTAGTGGTTGTCGTGCAGCTTCACCCGGCTCTGTGATTTCGGCTGCGAGTCGGCACCGGCCGTCGGATAGTACAGCCTGTTATCGTACGCGGGCTGAGTGGCCAGTGGGTAACCCTGACCGTGGTGGACTGGGAGCGTTTGTACCTGGAACGCTTGCGCTGCCAGCGGGTACGCGGTTTGCGGTGGGATGAACACATTGTTGCCAAAGTATTGCTGCATCGGGAAGGCTGACTGCTGGAAGCCGGCTGCTGCGGGCCAGATTGCCGGTTGCACGTAATGCTGGTAGCTTACCAGCGGGATCGGCGTCGGTTGGAAGCTCTCCTCCCGCACATCGTTCCGTGCGCTGAGGCTCGCATCGGACAGGCTGTTCACGTCTTCCGGAACGATAGCGCCGGATGCTTCGGTACTGCCCTCCTGGGCCGGTGCATCCTCCACAGTCACCGGTGCGCTGGTAGCTGGCTCTTCCGGCTCGACCGTGGTTGGGTTTTCCGGCGCTGCTTCCGGCTCGACCGGATCGGTCGGTTCAAGCGGTGCCGGCTCCTGGGTGGTCGTTACTGGCGCTTCCGTAGTCGTGCTGGTCGTAGTGGTTTCCTCTGGCTCGCGCGTCGTAC
This is a stretch of genomic DNA from Anopheles merus strain MAF chromosome 2R, AmerM5.1, whole genome shotgun sequence. It encodes these proteins:
- the LOC121588305 gene encoding ribonuclease P protein subunit p14-like, which produces MSDYFYLDVEIKLAEEPNQLSALYLKGSIERSLTKVFGEIGGQTEVDLLKFDAQRKRIILRVPKEFYVKLRAAITLIGEFQGVPCNFQVKKASPLLLSLVETHVDFAGQTVV
- the LOC121589967 gene encoding mitochondrial 2-oxodicarboxylate carrier; its protein translation is MPSDLKEFLRQAAMQVGAGGSAGFVEVCIMHPLDLVKTRLQLQASPSAGAAKSTTYYNGVFDCIRKMARSEGVFSLYKGILPPVLVETPKRAVKFLTFEQYKRFFLFGSDKPTPLTFSLAGLGAGVTEAILVNPFEMVKVTLQANKNKMGQVPSTWAVTKQIINESGFGLNGLNRGLTATIGRNGVFNMIYFGFYHSVKGIVPEYKDPVQEFLRKVGIGFVSGTLGSIVNIPFDVAKSRIQGPQPTPGQVKYRTTFGSMVIVAREEGFGALYKGLTPKVMRLGPGGAIMLVVYDYVYAFLDDYFKQ